The Staphylococcus sp. 17KM0847 DNA segment ACGGAAATGTACGACAATCCAATACTGTACTTTCTAATCCAGCTTCACTCTGTGTTGAATGTATCACACCATCAATACGACCATTCAAATCATGATATACGTGTTCAAAAGTTGTTGGTGATGGACGTCCGCTTAGGTTTGCACTCGGTGCAGCAATAGGAAGATCTACTAACTTCAATAATTCTCGCGCAACTGGATGACTTGGCATTCTCACTGCAACTGAATTGAGCCCTCCTGTCACACTGTTACATAAAAAACCCGGTTTCAATGGTAATATAAATGTAATAGGTCCTGGCCAAAAAGCCTCCATCAACTTTTCTGTCGCTTCCGGTATTTCAGTTACAAAATCTTTGAGCTGCTCTGAATCATAAATATGAACAATGAGAGGGTTATCAGAAGGACGCCCTTTTGCTTGATAAATTTTTTGTACTGCACTCTCATCTAAAGCATTGGCACCTAATCCATACACTGTTTCAGTAGGTAATGCAACTAAGCCTCCACGTCTATATGTTTCAATAATTTCTGATAAACGGGGGTAATCTGCTAATTGTGTTGTATAAGCACGAACATCCCAAATCTCTGTTTTCATATCATTCAACACCTTTCCTTGGACTCTATTTTACTGCAAAATAAAAGGTTATGCACAGATGAATGTTTCCATACATAACCTTATTACATATTGAATTCAAGACACTCCATTTGAAAAGTTTATGATACGTACATGCACTGTTTCAAATCTGTTATCTTCTCCTCCTAATGTACAAGAATCCCATATTTATAATTTTTAATAAAAAACGATTATCAGAACCAGTTCATATGTAATATACGTGCATGACCATTAATGTCATTTAAAACTTGAGGCTTTAAATCCGGATAACGCGACTTTATCATAGCCATCAAGGTATCTCCTTGTTGATATCCTATTTCAAAAACAATCGGTGCGTTAGCATTCATGACATAGGGTAAATCTTTTAATATTTTATCATAAATGGCATATCCCGATTCATCTGCAAATAATGCAAGATGAGGTTCATGCTTTATCACATTTGTTCCCATGACTGCAACTTCTTCTTTTGCAATGTAGGGCGGATTACTAATCAATCCATCTAAATGTATGTTTTGTGTAATAAACGGCTGAAGTACGTCTCCTTGTATAAAAGTCACATTTGTGTGGAAATGCTGTGCATTATATTTTGCCACAGACAAAGCATCTAATGAAATATCTGACGCAATAACGTCTAAATCTTTTTTTTCATTTTTAATCGTCAATGCAATAGCACCTGAACCCGTTCCAATATCTGCTACAACGCCAGAATTGGGACAAATTCCTAAAAAATATTCAACTACTTCTTCTGTTTCAGGGCGAGGGATTAAAACACGCTCATCAACAAAAAATGTCTGACCGTAAAATGACGCTTGTTGGGTAATATATTGAACAGGTTTTCCTTCTAGCAGTTGCTCTAGTGCCTCTGTTAATTGCTCTAGCTGAGTCTCTGATATTAACTCGTCTCCTCTATATAACAATGTTGTACGTGTCCACTGCATAAAATCCAATAATAGCCACTCAACTGCTGAAACCTCGACACTTGCTCGTTCAGCTTGCCTTTTAGCTTCTACTAACCATTTTTTATAACTCACCATGATTAAGATCTTTCAACTTCTCTGTTTGTTCATGCATTGTAAGGGCATCTACAATCTCATCTAGCTTCCCTTCCATAATTTGATCTAACTTTTGTAATGTTAAACCAATACGATGGTCTGTCACACGACTTTGTGGATAGTTATATGTTCTGATACGCTCCGAACGATCACCTGTTCCAACTGCTGATTTACGCTGTGCAGCATACTTTTGTTGCTCTTCTTGAAGTTTCATATCATATAATCGTGCTTTTAATACTTTCATCGCCTTCTCACGGTTTTGAATTTGTGACTTTTCCGATGATGTCGCAATAACTCCCGTTGGTAAGTGTGTGATACGAACAGCCGAATCTGTTGTATTCACGTGCTGTCCTCCTGCACCACTCGAACGATATGTATCAATTTGTAAATCTTCTTTACGGATTTCAATTTCAACATCTTCAACCTCAGGCAAGACAGCTACTGTTGCTGTCGATGTATGAATACGTCCTCCTGATTCTGTTTCAGGTACACGTTGCACACGATGTGCACCGTTTTCATACTTCAACTTACTATATGCATCTTGACCAGATACTGAAAAGCTAATCTCTTTAAAGCCACCATGATCACTTTCTGTTGCTTCAACAACCTCAGTTTTAAGTTGATGTGACTCTGCAAACTTTGAGTACATGCGAAATAAATCTCCGGCAAAGATTGCAGCTTCATCTCCACCTGCTGCTGCTCGCACTTCAACAATAACGTCTTTTTCATCATTTGGATCTTTAGGAATTAACAACAATTTGAGCTGTTCTTCCAACTCTGGTATTTGCCCTTTTAACTGTACGGCATCTTCTTTTAACATCTCAATTTCATCTGCATCCGTTGTTTCAGCTAGCATCAATTCAACTTCATTCACATCTTCTTTAACTTGTTTATAGTTTCTATAAACATCAACAGTCTTTTGTAAATCAGATTGTTCCTTTGAATACTTGCGCAATTTATCCGCATCACTAACTACATCAGGATCACTTAATAATTCATTGAGTTGCTCGTATCTCTCTTCTACAATATCTAATTGGTCAAACATTACTTCTCTTCCTCCTCTGTCTTATTACTCGGTACAACAACATGATGTGCGCGACATCTCGGTTCATAACTTTCATTTGCACCGACTAAAATAATCGGATCATCTACTTTAGCAGGTTTGCCATCAATAAGACGCTGTGTACGGCTCGAAGAAGCACCGCAAACGGCACATACTGCTTGTAATTTTGTAATATGTTCACTCACTGCAAGCATTTCTGGAACAGGGTCAAAAGGTTCCCCTTTAAAATCCATATCCAAACCTGCTGTAATCACTCGATAACCTTTGGCGGCTAGTGATTGCGCGATGTCTACAATCTCTCTATCAAAAAATTGAATTTCGTCAATACCAATAATATCTACGCCTTTGAAATCGTGCTGCCATATCTCTTTTGCATTCGTTATATTAATTGCCTCTATCGCATTGCCATTATGAGAAACTACTTTTTCTTTATGATAACGATCGTCAATCATAGGTTTAAAGACAACTACTTTTTGTTTAGCATAAACACCACGGCGTAAACGACGAATTAACTCTTCAGATTTTCCGCTAAACATACTTCCAGTAATACACTCTATCCAACCTGAATGGTACGCTTCATACATGAGTTTTTTCCACCTTTTTCAAAACAAATCACTTCATTATATCATAAAATATCAACAATCTTGATGTACACATAAAAGAAAACTTCATTCACTCAAAATTTGATCTTCTTCGTTTGAAATTAAAAGTTTTAAAATATTAATTTTCGTATATACCAATAAAAAAAGCATCCTCGTATATTTTGAGAATGCTTGAATGATCATTAGTTGTTTGATTTGAGACCAAATTTTTTGTTGAAGCGTTCCACACGACCATCGGCTGCTGCGAACTTTTGACGTCCAGTGTAGAATGGATGTGAATCAGAAGAAATATCTAAACGAATAACTGGGTATTCATTACCATCTTCCCATTCCATCGTTTCACTTGTTGTTTTAGTTGATCCACTTAAAAACTTAAAATTAGTCGTTGTATCTAAAAAGATAACTTTACGATATTCTGGATGAATTCCTTGTTTCATTCTTTTCAGCTCCTTTGCCCTGAACCATCTGGAACAGAGTTATTTGTGAGTTTTTACCCAATACTTAGTTATTATAAAGGGAGTCTATTTAAAAAGCAACCCCATGTCATTAAATTCCTCTACTAAATAATAGGACGCCCCGTTTTTGTACTTTCCGATGCACTTTTTTGTAATTCAGCAAAAAATTCTTCGTTTGATTTTGTCTTTTTTAACTTGCGTATAAAACGTTCCGTAAAATCTGGTGCATTAGAAAACATATTGCGAAGCTGCCATAAACTTTCTAATTCATTTTTAGGGATAAGTAACTCTTCTTTACGCGTCGAACTGCGTATAATATCAATTGCTGGGAAAATGCGTCGTTCAGATAAACGACGATCGAGATGAAGTTCCATATTGCCTGTTCCTTTAAACTCTTCATAAATCATATCATCCATGCGTGAACCTGTATCTACAAGCGCCGTTGCTAGAATGGTCAAACTACCACCTGCTTCTATATTACGTGCCGCGCCAAAAAACGCTTTAGGTCCATGTAATGAAGCCGGATCCAAACCACCGGATAATGTTCTACCACTTGGCGGAACAACGAGATTATATGCACGTGCTAGTCGCGTAATAGAATCCATCAGAATAATAACGTCTTCACCGATTTCAACTAATCGCTTTGCACGCTCCAATAACAACTCTGCTACTTTCACGTGATGTTTTGGATGTTCATCAAATGTAGAATGTACGACTTCTGCTTCGTCAACGGAACGCTCTAAGTCTGTAACTTCTTCTGGGCGTTCCCCAACAAGCAAAATAAATAATTTTGCACTTGGTTTATTCGCTACAATAGCATTTGCAATTTCTTTTAATAATGAGGTTTTCCCCGCTTTAGGTGGTGCAACAATTAAGCCACGTTGTCCAAGACCAATTGGCGTCACAAGATCCATAACACGGGTTGAATAATTATGAGGATTCGTTTCTAACTTAATACGTTCTTCTGGATAGAGGGGCGTTAAAGCTTGGAAGTGTGGTCGCTTTTTGACTTCCTCTGCATTTTGATCATTAACAAAATCAACTTGTAATAAGCCATAATATTTTTCATTTTCTTTAGGCTTTCGAACTTTTCCAGTCACTTTATCACCGAGTTTAATTTCAAAACGTCTGATTTGACTGGCAGAAATGTAAATATCCTTTTCTCCTTTGGAATAGTTTACAGTTCTTAAAAAACCATATCCATCTGGCTGAATATCATCTAAGATACCTTCCATGTAATAATTACCATCTTTTTCCATTTGCGCTTCCATAATAGCTAAAACAAGTTCTTTTTTATTCAACTTACTATAATTGACTAGTTTTAATGCCTTTGCTTTTTCTGTCAGGGCTTTTGTCGTATTGTTCTTGTATAACTCATGGAATGATTCATACTGTGGTGAAGTCCTCTCCCTAGTATCCCTTGTAGACATGTAACACACTCATTTCATTAAAAATTTATTATTGACTATGTAACATAACATACAATAGCACGCTTAATATGGCAAACAAATTTTTGGAAATCTTAGAAGGATATCACTCAAATATGACATTTTGTAATGATTCCGTTATATTTTATTTTTTCAGATCATACCGCTTAAAACACCCTCATATGTATAATATAGTCATTATTAACGATATGTGTATTAAAGGTTTTTATCGTCAAAAGCATATTATTTTATTGTCCTCTAATATGTTAAACCTACTCAAATAAAGAGTGGAATTGAAACCCAAATAAACTTAAAGATTCCATTTCCACTCTTACTCTTTAAATTTTCACAACATTTGTATGTGAACCGTCATTTAATTGTAATAACCTGTAATAGATTTTACTTCTAAAAACTCCTCGATACCATAGTCGCCCCATTCACGACCAATACCAGATTGTTTATAACCACCAAACGGTAAATCCGGTGTGCGTTCTGATTCATTAATAACTAACATCCCTGCTTCAATGCTACGTGCTACCTTTCTTAATACTTCTTTATCTCTTCCAAATACATAACCCGCTAAACCATATTTAGTATCGTTTGCGATAGCAATAGCTTCATCTAAAGTTTTATAAGTGATCACTGACATCACAGGACCAAAAATCTCTTCTTGTGCAATCGTCATACTATTGACCACATCAGCAAAAATAGTAGGTTGTGCAAAATAACCTTTCTCTATGCCATCTGGTTTGCCTAAACCTCCTGAAACCAATGTCGCACCTTCATCTATACCTTTTTGGATATACGATTGAACTTGATTATATTGCTTTTCACTTACAATTGGACCGACCTCTGTCTCTGCTTGCTGTGGATCACCCACTTTAACATTCTCCATCTCTGCTTTTGCTTTTTCTAAAAATGCTTCTTTCAATTGCTCTGGCACAAGCGTTCTTGTCCCTGCCGTACATACTTGCCCTGTGTTATTTACAACTTTTGCAACAGCTGCTTGAACCGCTTCGTCTAAGTCTGCATCATCTAATATAATAAATGGTGACTTTCCTCCTAGTTCAAGTGACACTTTTTTAAAATCCTTACTTGCTTGTTCCATAATTTTAGAACCTGTACCGCCAGAACCTGTAAAGGACATCATACGCACATCTCGATGTTGGCTCAATGGTGTCCCCACACCTTCTCCGTCACCATTCACAAGGTTAAACACACCTTTAGGTACGCCTGCTTCATCAAATATTTCAGCTAATATTATAGCCGCAAATGGTGTTAATTCTGAAGGTTTTAATACGACTGGTGAACCAGCAGCAAAAGCAGCCGCAAGTTTTAATGAAGTTTGATTCGTCGGAAAGTTCCATGGTGTTACAAGCCCTGCTACACCAATAGCTTCTTTAATAACTAAATTATTTCCTCGGCGCTCCTCAAACTCAAAGTTTTCTAGCGCATCATAAGCTGCTTGAAAGTGTTTCAAACCACTTTGATAGTGTACTTGCTCAGATTTTGTAACGGGCGATCCTAATTCTAAGGTCATCGCTTCTATTAGATCTTCTTTGCGTGCTTTATACGCTTCAACAATACGACCTAACATTTCTTGTCGCTCTTTAACCGGTGTATTACGAAATGTTATATATACATCTTTAGCTGCTTGTACGGCTTTATCGACGTCCTCTTTGTTGCCTTTTGCAATGACACCAAATACTTCCTCAGTTGCTGGATTAATGACATCGATTGTTTCACCGCTCGCACTATCCATCCATTCACCATTAATATATTGCTTAATATTACGTCTCATAAACACACAGCCTTTCTACTTATTATCATATTAGTAGTATAACCTTTTTATAATCTTATGAAACTTCAACTGCTCATCTACATGCGGTGATGA contains these protein-coding regions:
- a CDS encoding type B 50S ribosomal protein L31; this translates as MKQGIHPEYRKVIFLDTTTNFKFLSGSTKTTSETMEWEDGNEYPVIRLDISSDSHPFYTGRQKFAAADGRVERFNKKFGLKSNN
- the rho gene encoding transcription termination factor Rho, with product MSTRDTRERTSPQYESFHELYKNNTTKALTEKAKALKLVNYSKLNKKELVLAIMEAQMEKDGNYYMEGILDDIQPDGYGFLRTVNYSKGEKDIYISASQIRRFEIKLGDKVTGKVRKPKENEKYYGLLQVDFVNDQNAEEVKKRPHFQALTPLYPEERIKLETNPHNYSTRVMDLVTPIGLGQRGLIVAPPKAGKTSLLKEIANAIVANKPSAKLFILLVGERPEEVTDLERSVDEAEVVHSTFDEHPKHHVKVAELLLERAKRLVEIGEDVIILMDSITRLARAYNLVVPPSGRTLSGGLDPASLHGPKAFFGAARNIEAGGSLTILATALVDTGSRMDDMIYEEFKGTGNMELHLDRRLSERRIFPAIDIIRSSTRKEELLIPKNELESLWQLRNMFSNAPDFTERFIRKLKKTKSNEEFFAELQKSASESTKTGRPII
- a CDS encoding aldehyde dehydrogenase family protein is translated as MRRNIKQYINGEWMDSASGETIDVINPATEEVFGVIAKGNKEDVDKAVQAAKDVYITFRNTPVKERQEMLGRIVEAYKARKEDLIEAMTLELGSPVTKSEQVHYQSGLKHFQAAYDALENFEFEERRGNNLVIKEAIGVAGLVTPWNFPTNQTSLKLAAAFAAGSPVVLKPSELTPFAAIILAEIFDEAGVPKGVFNLVNGDGEGVGTPLSQHRDVRMMSFTGSGGTGSKIMEQASKDFKKVSLELGGKSPFIILDDADLDEAVQAAVAKVVNNTGQVCTAGTRTLVPEQLKEAFLEKAKAEMENVKVGDPQQAETEVGPIVSEKQYNQVQSYIQKGIDEGATLVSGGLGKPDGIEKGYFAQPTIFADVVNSMTIAQEEIFGPVMSVITYKTLDEAIAIANDTKYGLAGYVFGRDKEVLRKVARSIEAGMLVINESERTPDLPFGGYKQSGIGREWGDYGIEEFLEVKSITGYYN
- the prfA gene encoding peptide chain release factor 1, with product MFDQLDIVEERYEQLNELLSDPDVVSDADKLRKYSKEQSDLQKTVDVYRNYKQVKEDVNEVELMLAETTDADEIEMLKEDAVQLKGQIPELEEQLKLLLIPKDPNDEKDVIVEVRAAAGGDEAAIFAGDLFRMYSKFAESHQLKTEVVEATESDHGGFKEISFSVSGQDAYSKLKYENGAHRVQRVPETESGGRIHTSTATVAVLPEVEDVEIEIRKEDLQIDTYRSSGAGGQHVNTTDSAVRITHLPTGVIATSSEKSQIQNREKAMKVLKARLYDMKLQEEQQKYAAQRKSAVGTGDRSERIRTYNYPQSRVTDHRIGLTLQKLDQIMEGKLDEIVDALTMHEQTEKLKDLNHGEL
- a CDS encoding L-threonylcarbamoyladenylate synthase is translated as MKTEIWDVRAYTTQLADYPRLSEIIETYRRGGLVALPTETVYGLGANALDESAVQKIYQAKGRPSDNPLIVHIYDSEQLKDFVTEIPEATEKLMEAFWPGPITFILPLKPGFLCNSVTGGLNSVAVRMPSHPVARELLKLVDLPIAAPSANLSGRPSPTTFEHVYHDLNGRIDGVIHSTQSEAGLESTVLDCRTFPYRVARPGTITRNMLNDILPNAVDEVRSEDMEKPIAPGMKYKHYAPETPIAIFENLEHSINALRYKEWSHIVFIVPKSFIPLLPEEAYTIILSDTEEDIQQANYNLYDALHKVDQLVDVEQAYIYGYPHHEEAEALRNRMCKAANYQYVEGEL
- the prmC gene encoding peptide chain release factor N(5)-glutamine methyltransferase, which encodes MVSYKKWLVEAKRQAERASVEVSAVEWLLLDFMQWTRTTLLYRGDELISETQLEQLTEALEQLLEGKPVQYITQQASFYGQTFFVDERVLIPRPETEEVVEYFLGICPNSGVVADIGTGSGAIALTIKNEKKDLDVIASDISLDALSVAKYNAQHFHTNVTFIQGDVLQPFITQNIHLDGLISNPPYIAKEEVAVMGTNVIKHEPHLALFADESGYAIYDKILKDLPYVMNANAPIVFEIGYQQGDTLMAMIKSRYPDLKPQVLNDINGHARILHMNWF
- a CDS encoding thymidine kinase; translated protein: MYEAYHSGWIECITGSMFSGKSEELIRRLRRGVYAKQKVVVFKPMIDDRYHKEKVVSHNGNAIEAINITNAKEIWQHDFKGVDIIGIDEIQFFDREIVDIAQSLAAKGYRVITAGLDMDFKGEPFDPVPEMLAVSEHITKLQAVCAVCGASSSRTQRLIDGKPAKVDDPIILVGANESYEPRCRAHHVVVPSNKTEEEEK